The sequence AGAATAAGTTGATCTAAAAATTTGGAACAAAAATGAATTTGAGACATTCGGGAACGTGCAAATGAAAAAGTGGGcagattataaaaaaaactgaaaacataatatctaaaattattTATGGTCAGAAGAATGGCTTGTAAAATGCGCTTCCGGATACGTAATTAGGCAAAACAAAAAGCTAAATTGAAGTTGATAATGTTAGAAACGAATGATTATAAGGAATTGAGAGcaaaaatgaattacaaaagGTCAGAAATAGGAATGGAAAAGTACTGGACAAAAACTATAAAAACTTgataaaaattgattttaatgAACTTCTAAGTAAAAGATTAGTAACTTTTGGACTAAGAATTTAATGATGGAGTGTAAAGAACTTAAAAACAAGTTGCTAAAGAATCTAATTGAAGTTAAACAAACTCGAAAAGCAAAATAAAACTAGGAATTATGATGAAAAAAGCTAGGAATCTAAGAATTTGactttggtgtaagtatttttGGGATTGTTTTGTTGTTGTCTTTGAATGAGGTTTATGGtgctatttatagttttttgagAAGAGTTTGTTAGTAGGTTGTTACCActattcttaattttttctCTTAGATTTTGTCCACTATTCTTAACTTCTTCCTATTTTCACTCCCACTACCTTGCCACGTCAGCCCATTAACTCCTACTTTCTTGGGTTAGAGATTGTTTGTGGTTGTGTCCATGTGTGAGTAAGGCATCAAACTTCAAGTGTGAGCCCTTAGTTCAGTTGGTGCTTGCTAGATGTCCTGTATCATTGAGCCATGCGTGCATATTGTTGGAATTTCAAACCACATGGCGTGTGGCTTCCATTTTCACATGTCTTTTAGGCATTGAATATATGTCTCATACGGCATGTGAGATAGCTCACACTCGTGTGAATTAACTCATTCTTGGACATAAACTTTACCATGCTACCGACACGCCGTGTGGCTAtgccacacgtcgtgtggatATCTTTGGCCTGTGGGCTTAGGGACTAAAACCGTTCCACACGACGTGTAGAATGTTTTTcataaactttatttttaatttttattatatgttttttatttacattaaattgaaaaataaatgaatttgTTCTGAGGGCCACACGTAGATATTTCATTCTCATGTTCTACATAAATTTTCATCTTTTTGACTTGAAGACACATTTATGATTTGTTGCTGATGAATGTTAATATTACACACATATACAGTAGAGATAACAAAATCCATGAATAAAGACATAGCTCTGTTAATAACATCTAAATCAATTAGCCTAATTTTAGACCcacaattatattatttatgacgttagaaataaaattgtttttttttacaaacaatgTTACACCTCAACTTTTATTtcttaaataaaaatttaaagcaaaattatatttttatccattttttagtaacatatttatttattcattcattcattacaATATGATTATGTAAAAGACTAACATCACCTCAACTCATTTCCATGAATAGAATATGATATATGtacataattattattatttacttaAAATAGGAGATTGTTTCAACTCCATCTGAGCTACATATAAAATAGAGAGAATCTCTTTTTaactttatattatatatattacaaCTTTTTTTTCACTCTTAAAAGTAATTATACCTTTATCTATATGTggaatttcttttaaaaagaaaaattaatatgaCTGATGAGAAAACCCTCTCTTGGTATATTCAATTATGTTGTTTGCTTTGCCAATCTGTTCTTCCTAATGAGAATTCCAAGCTTGGAGTTAAATCACTTTCCTGCAAATTAGAAAATATAGAATAATGTAAATATTCATAGTTGGGATGTTCGGTCTCTGTTCTTTTAACTAGTTTTCCGCCTTTATTATTGTTTCGCGTATTTGCAAAGATGTtactgtggtttaaaagtttgtaatcTCAATCACCTGAAATTGGTTTCCGGATACTTCTTGCTGTCTAATTCCCCAACGTCCTTTGCTGTAAAAGAATTTTGCAAACGGTTAGttataatttcaaaattttaataattaatattcatCACTTTTTTAATTGGTCGGATGTTCATATATTTTCCTTTTATAGGAttgttattaattagctaaaagaaaaaaatgattatctaacttttaaaagaaaaaaatgaatttaagtttaaaatatcattCTTTTAATAATGGCTAGAATAATAGAATTTAAAAGTACTGCAAACGCTTAATATATATAGATGATAAAATTATGAAGAGGTCCTATTATTACTGAACACAGGTCCACACCCCATGGCCAAAAGAAcagaacaaaaaataattaattagctaatattttcaaaaattaaataaaagctttttgatatatatactttttttaagcaacttttgaatatatttatttttccgcattCAATGATGGATTCAGAGATAGTTTAGAGAGTTTGAGCATccactaacttttttttttatgcaaaaCATTAAAGTCTCGCTCAATGAACGTAGAGTATGCATGCAAAGCTCtagtatataatataattagaatatatatatatatatatatatatatatatatatatatatatatatatttccctatcaaaaaaaatatatacacacatattccaataatgcatattttagtgaaggaaaaaaaaatattgtttggattatatatatatatatatatattacatgtCCATGctgaatatatataaaaaaaaggaagaaaatgGAAAGCAAAAGCTGTGAGAAAGAAAAGCTGTTTTATAGTTCCTTTAGATTTACTATGTTGATGGCCTTAAGTCAGCCATGCAATATGCCAGAGAAGAGaaagataaattaattatatattttaattttttattaaataagaaaattaaaGAAATGGACCCATTCTAttctatatattattaatttgtaCCATCACCAGTATATCCAAATAATGGAGGATTGGTTGAGTATATCtttaattgtttttaaaaaaGTGTATATACTATAATACAAagattttcttttataaaagatatttaaaatttaaaattgggatttcttttttttattttttttgtaagaagggaagaaaaaaaaaaaaaacaaaaacctaaGCCGGGATCAGtttaggaagactgaccccaatcctatcctcaagaagagaaggtaacagaaaagaaggaggaacggaaagggtagaaacacctaacatcccccatgcccagcagctgccaagcgatccgccacgcggttttgctccctataaatatgggagaaggtaggGATTTCTCTTAATatagaaaatttcaaaaaacaCTTGTTATATTTTGTACATTTTATTTGAATAATTGGAGCCGGAGTTCCTTAAAATAATTTGCCATATTTAAAGAAACAGGGTAATAAATAATTAAGTGAAATCCAAGTATAAGATATAATTGTGGGGGAATAGGTCTAAAATGGACAGTGTTTTTCAGTGTGAATGGAAACATTCAGACAACATCATTTAATACGAAGCATTTATCTTTATGTAAGAGATAGAGAATTACCTAGAAATATTACTGCATAGAGTTTCGGAATTAGCTGCTGCTCCTTTGTGGTTCAGTAACAATAAATCTTCATCTCCAGATCCATCTGATCcaataattaataacatccGTTATCCAAATCAATCCGAGTTACGCGTTATAATCATGTTATGTTATTTTATAGTATTAGGCAAAAAAAACATCTTGACATCTATAATCATTCCGATCTTTTATACTaggcaataattaataacatccGTTATCCAAATTAATTCGAGTTACATGTTATCATTCCGATCTCTGATCATTCAGATCTTCAATTAAAAGATTGTATTAATTTCATTTAGGTcttacattatattttttttttacagtttatTTATAGATAAAATCACACCTAAATAATATTTcatttaaacttttaaaatacaaatttcaaatgTAAATGAAATCAATAgtgttttattaatttaatttatgttaaaaaaatgAGTACACAAATTTGGAATGAAAATGAAATCAATTGTGTTctaacaataacaataaaaatcaataataataacTCAATTTGATTGAAATGAACAATTTATCAGGGTCgctgtaaaaaaatattattactgctgtaaaaaattattattattattattgaaatttATACATGCTATCTAAGCCTCATATTAGAAGGTGACAATATAGAATTTCAAACATAGAGTTTGTATTATATGCTTCAAACTTGTGAAACATTCATATAAATTTAATGCGTGCATcagcaaataataataaaagttattcttAAATTTTAACTATCTACTTCAACttttgttttaaataatttCGTTAAACACTAAAAATGCTTTTTGacttctctaaaaaaaattctattttattttacttagGATTTTTGTTATTCCTTTCAAATAGCCTTGTAGAAGTTATTCCTTCAACAGTGTTAAGTTAACTAGAGCAAAAGTCGGATGAAGTTCGTCAGACTTCAAAACTGTAAAGAAATTAGGCGAAATGTATCTGATTTCTTTACAAAAAGTATCATCCAAGCATTTACAAAAAATGTCATCCAAGCATTTAAGTTTGCTTACGTTTCCCGACAAAGAAGTCAGAAGAACTTCATCTTGCTTTCAAGCCAATCAAATAAACTATAACTACCCAAACTCTTGGCTTTCCTTGCAACTTGAAGTCGGACGAAGTTCATCCGGCTTCtcttttacaaaacaaaactcAAACTTAAAACCTTAGGTTACACACTTTGTAAGCAACTCGGACAAATTTCGTCCGACTTCTTTACAGTTTTAAAGTCGGATGAGCTTTATCCAACTTTTAACCCGATTATAAAAATCCTTCTACTTAAcataaatgcaacaaaaacaTTGATAAACTTATCTTATTAATATAGAAAACCGTGTTAGAAATCTACACCCCTAATAGAAGTCAAAATTTAATCATCGAAAATAGGAATCACAGATTCAACTTTCTATGCAGTTAAAAAAAGAGTGGACAAATTTTTACCTGATGAAGGAGCAGGTTTGTCAGTGCTCTTAACAGTTCTATACATCTACAagccaaataaaataaaaatgagatGTTTCATCTTCTCTTTCTCATTGTATAATAACCAGGTGCAGTAAATATGGTTGTATTATTGAGAAATGATGCCTACTTTTATCTGTGTAAAAAAAGTAGAGCTTGTCCTCTACTCTACTATCACATTCAAGAACAGGTTCAAACTGTTCATTTTACATTGATTCTTGTGCCAGTTTTAGAGATTGACAGAAAAAGATAgcttcttttttccttttttcttaaaAGGGTTTTTCATGTTATCCAGTAATATGtgtaaaaaaagtaagaaaAGTACCTGTAAATGGCTTTTGACATGAGCTAGTGTTAGATCTTTGACATCCATTAGCTCTAGAACTGACTTTGGTGTTGCCCCTATTATTATTAACATTACCCATTTGTTAATACATTGCCCCCTTTCATCAATATCCCAACATAAACAGAAACATTAACATCACTTGTAAGAGAAAGGAAGAGTGGAAGATAGTGCCCATTTCAAACACAAATTTCAAGGTAAGTTATCCGGGTAGAGTAAATTTAATCTCCACGTACAATGACGGATTCAGAATTCATTAAAAAGGGTGTTTATTGTAATTTATAGGtgttaaattgatatttctttgtgtttttacataaaaaaaaattgaaagtttCCATATAATTTTCAGTGATAAGTAAGTGCTGAAATCCCTGAACCTCGGTGGAACCATCCTTCGGTATGGTTTTAAACCTAACATTTAAGAGATGTTCTAACTTCAAGTTCCATCTCCGGAAAATGtctaatttcaaattttatttggtGCTCATTACCCGAGAAGTTAGGGTGCGGTCAGAATATGAAGAAAACACATATGAGGTAATGACACTTGAAATGCACTATTAGGTTTAAAACTATCGCATTTTGTAGGTAGATGCTAAATCTACTTTCCTCCGATAATCATACGACTTATCcctttcaaataaaaatgaatatatcAATCAGATATGAAATGATTAGTGTTAAAAACTAAATGTGTAAAACATATTGGTAGAGTGCATCTCAAAGTATTATAGAATTTCTCTTTTCTTCAATTCTATTCTGTTCTATTTTCTTCCTCCTTAAAAATTTTGGATTCTCTCCCCCattcttccattttttttttctatcctTTCAAAATTCATTCTAAACACGAGAACTTCAACATATTTTTGGAGTAGTTTATGCTTTGACCTAAGCAAAATGTTCTTTGCCCCCATGTTCTAtgcaaaatgtttgtttttGGCCGCTGATCTACATTTGTTCTTTAAACTATCCAAAATTTGTAAATTACTGATAAGATTTCACCAATTATGATAGGTTATTGATCAAGATTTCATCAATTTTAATAGGTTATGAAAACATATTGCCAAATAATAGTTTAGGAGATAAAGATAGCTTAAAGGGAAAACGTGTTCTAATCAATTGATTGATCGGATGTATTGTTCAGGAAGTATTATAGAATTCTCAttatgaaaaaaagaaagaaagaaagtataGACTGAGAAGAAAGAAAGTGTACTTTCATGGCCACCAAGAAGCTGAACAGCATGAACAAAACGAGAATGAAGAGAACTCGTCCATCGCATTCTCGGAGCTCTCATGTTCCTTTTATGCTGCTGTAACTTCGGCATAAACCTCGATCTAATCATCCCATTTCCATAAATTCCTCCTCCTCCATCCCCATACTGGTATTGATGATACTGATACTGTGGTATCCTCATTCTCAAATCAACTCCTGGACAAGAAGCAGCACCAGAAGTTGCAGAATACGGAATTTGATGATTACAGTAAAATCTAGGATCCAACATCCCCCCAGAATTATAAATTGGAATCCCTTTTATAGGTTTAAATCCTGAAGAAGAACACAAATCAACAACTTGATTTCTCTTTTCCCtaatttcttcatcatcatcatcatcttctatTGCAAGAGAAAGCTGAGTTGTTTGTTCATTTTGAGACCCTAGAAtttgaattgaagaaggaggtGAACTGCTGtttggaattggaattggaATTGGAAGGCTTATCTGAAGAGAAAGGTCTGGAATCTGATTCTGATCATCAAAGATTCTAACTTTACTAGACATTTTCAAGTGGGTATATGTTATCTCTAAGATCTTACAAAGGTAAACCCATTATATCTCTGAAAAGGAATTACAGAGAGATGTGTGGTGGTGCAGGAgcaagaaagagagagaaaggtcTGCGTTTTGGTGTTAAACCTAGAGAGTATATATAAGAAAACGACAGTTGAACAAGaccttcttttattttatttttatattttaaattctcCGGAGACGACGGGTTAAAAATCATTCATGTGAATGATGGGAATATGGTAtggtattttattattaaagaaaGAGAATATATTAATTCAATCAAGTCCTTTTCTttcaataaataatataattaaaataataattttttttttatttaattaaaataataatattaataatggAATTGAGATTATGTTTCTACAAAATATACCATATGTCTTCTCTTTGATATTGTTAATTAATGTATGTGTGTACTATGACCATACAAATGTATGTATTTGTTAATACTAATATTCTTATAAATTTGAAGAATTTATAACTTTTAGTATTTAATAATCTTTCTACTATTGTTGTTGATTATTACAAAAAGTTACTCCctccatttcaaaataattgtcatTTGACCAAAGCACATATATTAAGGAAATGATTGATTGACATTAAATTTATGCAACATGGACTAGAATACCTTCTATCTCTCTTCAttaataattatcattttttgTGTCTCTCATTAAATTGAACCTCTCTCCATacattgaaaacttaaaatagcAAAAAGTGTAATTAATATTAAGCTCATTAGTAGGggtaaaataagaaaaagttgacaaataatatgaaatggaaaaatttgatcaaaagtgacaattattttgaaatgaaGGGAGTACATTCTTAGACacttaaaaaacacaaaacacaatGAAACATATACTTCTTGGAAATCAAAATCCGTAGAAGAGCAACTGCAATCCGATCTTCATCATTCAGACCCTTTCGAATATTTGGATCAgagtcatttcttttgttgcaaccacataaatctattgatccacgtataaaataaatctTTTCCGcacttgctaaatccgaaaaagatataaataaaagaatgatTGGGAACAAATACAATTCAGACACATATAGAGATCTGCAAAATATATGGATACTgaataagaaaaacaacaaaagaacACACAATCGAATCCGGTAGGAGCTTCTCAAAGTAGATCCGCTTTGATTTGGGAAGAGAAGAATGAGAATGATGGAAGTcatttgttatttattttaactgcttttaaaatttattttattaacagTACGGAAGTAAAACTTTTAATGTttgaattataaaaaaatattaaatgaaattaataattttcttttaactaATTAGAGTTTACATCTAACTAATTTACAAGGGCTTATGGCAGAGAAATAATTAGGAGGTCTAATGTGTTCAAATATAAATATCAAAAGCtcaattcaaaattaaaaaaaaaaattaagtaattaataataataaaattgaaaattcatttatatatatatattaattataaaaatttgtCAATTATTAGTCCATTAattatagtaataaaaaaataatagttaCAAAATTGGTCCAAAAAAAGTAATAGTTACAAAATTAGtccaaaaaaaagtaaatagttacaaaaagatggaaaaaaatacaaagtaaaggaaatccaaaagtcacaaatagatttatatataaaacatgATAGATAATATTCTCCCATTATATTTATTAGCCATTGAAAACCAAAGTCTTCGTCAACCCTTAATTTTGATGATGTATTAGCTTTGTTTAatgtattatttttattttttatactcttataatacaattttataattttgttcttacattaaataatataatcttataattttgttcttatttcATTAAGAGATTCAAATATATTTAGAAGCAGTTTccattgataaattatttagtagcattttcttcaagaatttgaAGAATTCAAACTTTGATATCtttaattgaagaaatccgatagaaataaAAGATGTGTGGACAACTAAAGTCGGGAAATGCAAATGTGTCAAAAAATTATAGGAAATATGTATGTTTCTAaaggtaattattcaatttttttttccatatacaGTAGTTATTTGGGTTAATTACAATTAGATTCCATGTGATTATACAGATTTGCAAATGGTACacgtggtatttttttttacaaacgcaATCATGcggttgcaaaattttgcattttttactTTGTCACAACTTAAGCAGGGACATGAAGCTATGGAAGCCAACCTGTCAGAGTTGAAAATTGGTCACTAGTTTT comes from Euphorbia lathyris chromosome 8, ddEupLath1.1, whole genome shotgun sequence and encodes:
- the LOC136204251 gene encoding transcription repressor KAN1-like; translation: MSSKVRIFDDQNQIPDLSLQISLPIPIPIPNSSSPPSSIQILGSQNEQTTQLSLAIEDDDDDEEIREKRNQVVDLCSSSGFKPIKGIPIYNSGGMLDPRFYCNHQIPYSATSGAASCPGVDLRMRIPQYQYHQYQYGDGGGGIYGNGMIRSRFMPKLQQHKRNMRAPRMRWTSSLHSRFVHAVQLLGGHERATPKSVLELMDVKDLTLAHVKSHLQMYRTVKSTDKPAPSSDGSGDEDLLLLNHKGAAANSETLCSNISSKGRWGIRQQEVSGNQFQESDLTPSLEFSLGRTDWQSKQHN